From the genome of Tachysurus fulvidraco isolate hzauxx_2018 chromosome 14, HZAU_PFXX_2.0, whole genome shotgun sequence:
tatatgtatgtgtgtgtgtatatgtgtgtgtgtatgtgtgtgtgtatatgtgtgtgtgtgtatatatatatatatatatatgagagagagagagagaatgaatatgATTGCAAAACATAACAGCTATAGCAGCTGtcgtctttttttcttttttttccttcttttttttttaaaataataataggcACAAGCAGGGCAATGAGAGCAAGATCGCTAACTTTTTAACAAGTTTGCAAAATTTAAACTTCAGTTTAAGGAAGTCTGACCACAGAGCATCTGACAGTTACacacttttctggccacaagctttagaacaggagaggctgcaatCTGGCTGTTTGCACATTCATGCACGGACAATTTTGCGCATGGATTTTCAGCAGGAAAATGAGCCCTTCGACACTGCAAGACAATTAGAGTTTCGAAGCAGAATTTAGTTGCCGAACTAAAAACATTACCAATTTAATCTCTTCAATCCCTTGTCATTCACAGAGCAACGACGGAGACAGTAACGTTGTGTACAACATCCTGGGCCAGAATGTCTGCATGGGAGACCACAAGGTAACGCTCTGTAAAAATCCATCAGCAGGATTAATCTGCATCAACCCCACTGATATTTGCCATCAACAgggaaatgaatatttaaaacaaacacttcaTTAACACAATTTGAGAGTTATGTGTTgctgagaatttttttttttttttgcagcctgTCTTCTTGTTCTTTGCACTGAAATCCAACGTCCAGACACATTGAACATGGACCCATTAAAGAGTAAGTGATTAATAAGCACACGTTGTCCGTTTACAAGACAgagttctgtgtgtttatcactGAAGACGTTTATATGTGGAAATTTTGATATTCCTGTCATTTCTGGTACGTTTCCTTTTCCTGTTATTAAACCAACGTACTATTCTGgaaatctttcattttaatCGTAGAAAGTAAAACACTCCATTTTAACCAGATAAATCAAACAGCAGCATGTTATTTTGAACCATCTTAACAGCACTAATCTCTCCGAACCATCTGCTGTTACTTTGAGTTTGTGAAACGTCAAAATTCATTAACGCATTAATTCAGAACTACTATGAACGCACTTTTGGCTGTTTTGTTACTAGGTGTAACAATACACAATattctttatactgtacatatagtTTGGGCatgctttattaaaaagttgAAATTTTCACTTTCAGTcgattaaaattatattattaagtattaaaaaaattcgAAATAATTTTCCTGTTTTCTTCATTATAGCATTTACCAATTCTGCCTAAACACAGTATTTTTCAACTGCattgtttttatcattattatcactatattttttaaagtgGTTCCTTCAtcttctttatcttcttcttcatcatcatcgtcatcgtaTTTATacccacttttttttaatgcagacaGATGTTTAATGGAGTACAATACGTGTTCTCTAGTTCAGCATGCTGCTTCTCATGGAGCTATTTTCCAGTCCAGTGCTCTCATTCACATTCATTTGCAGCGAGCGTCAACCCCCGGAGATTCCTTCTGTGTGAAACAGTAAAATCAGGGTCGTCTCTTTACCTCCTCCGATCCATGGCTTTTGAATTCTCTATATTTCGCCGTTCGCTAAGTTACTAGCACGGAGCCGGGTGCTATAAAAGCGGCAACGTTTATTAATTACAGCTAGTTGGGTTAGAACAGAGAATATATCCTGGCCTGTTGTCGTGTATTGGCATTTTTACGGCCATGATTCTGTTTTGCCGCCAGGTTTATGTGTGTTCTATAGACCGCGGCTGTCAGAGGGTTAAACGATCTGCGCGATGTGGCGTGTATGTCATCGTTGTCAGCTGTAGTCTTGCATGCCAAAGGAAgccttcattttaaaaatgttaatagtTTGTTATTTGTCAACTGATTCACTTTGGGCTTCTATGGCAGCCACAAGAATCTAAGCCTaaaaataattagatttttaaaaatgtgttgtttaggaaaaaaaaaaggtgtaaggagacatatttattaaagatttaagaaaggagtctccagtgtcagtatcTTGTAACTGTCAGTAAGGTTTCCACCATGGAATTGGTGCTTGACTaaattacccatcagcccctgcagAGTTCTTTGTCACATGTCACTCTAATCACCCACTCCTAGGTGTTTGCATCCCCTCCGTATCCCGTATCCATGACAACAGGAGAGTCTCCGGCGTAGACGTCTTTgctctttgtttttcctcagtAATTGAAAACGTTTGTGGTATAAAAGGAGCCATTTTAACTTCGAACAAATGATCAGCTTCAGTTTGGTAACAGTAACTTAGAATTGTGTTGGAGATGCAGCTTATAGATTCTTATAACACTTCCTGTGAGGTTTTACTGttagaggtaaaaaaaaaaaaaaaagatgggtgTCATCtgatttcttccttttctttgtcCTCCAGGTttgctggtgtgtgtctgagaagaagaagaagaagaagaagaagaagaagaagaagaagaagaagaagtttagGGATGGCTGTTTTGCTACAGTTTCTCACAACCTGCATAGACCTCAAACTGCACACAAAAGGAGGCATATTTCTTAAAGAGATGTAAATCCAACAAACCCTAGTGGAAATTCTACAATCTTTTCAGTTCTCAAGAGATCTGTTGATTTCCTTTCAGTTTTCAATATTCTCACCCGTCTTCTGACTGAAACCTACAGTCTGGGAATGCATGCTAATCCactaattgtttttatttatttgtttgctctttttttttttaaactttatattacTATCGTGCACGATACAAGCTAACTCCAGTCATACATAATGCACTGCTGAATTGCACAAGCTGCTCAGTCAACATTCATCCACTCATATTCTGAGTTAAATATAGGTTTATTATGATATTTAACCTTTATGTAGTACGTGTTTAGGTGTTGCTGACGCTTTCGTTGTGGCCCCTCGAGCTTCTCCGTATCGTAGCGGTGCTGTAAGTCAGAAATCCTCGGATCAATAGAATATGGACTGATTTCAAAACAATCAGCACTGTGTGAAATATGGACATCCATCCAGAAGCAGCGAAGCCCGAAAAGCTCAGACTTTTAATTACGTCTATGGTTTTAAATACAACCACTAACATAAGGTACATTCCTTACCTTTTGAggtgtaatgtttatttttggttGTGGGATTTTTAATTGGTGTAGactgtcagaaaaacaaaacacgcAACTTTATTCCTGCGAGGAAACATTAGCCGTCTCAAGGGCTTTTCACGCTTGTAATTTAGAAGCTTGGTTAGCACCGCTTTTTACCTGGGGTTATGAAACACTGTCCCGAACCAGGGATAACACTGCTTTTACGGTCGAAGCGTACAATTTGATGTTAAATCTTTACGGCTATGTGCATAGCATGGACGTTAAAAACATGGCTAGGTCGGTAGCATCAGGTGGCAAAACACTGAGGGTGTAATTCCTGACACTGAGAATTTAGCCGAAGTTTAATATTAACGGACGACTGGTCGACTACACGACAAAGTTAAAAAGGCCAGAGAAAGATACGTCTCTGAAAGATATTAATGCCtggtcgttttttttttttacctcactgAGCTGAAAGCGCGAGACAAGCCGTTATTTGTAAAGGTCACGTGCTGTATTTATCCAATCATGCTCTTTAACAGAGCggatatgcaaatgagaagatTTATTCAGTGTGTAGGAAATATATAACCCTGGGTAAAGTATGACTAATGTGAAACGTGAAACAAAATAACCCAGAAATCCATTCCAACTATACCAAGTGTGAAAATCTCTTTagttatccttttttttttttttttccgccaGCAAGCCAAGTTCATTACCAAATCTGGAATTGATTTCTTGTCATGCTGCTATAATGCTCCCAGcatgcttttctttctaaacTTAACTTTCTTCTCTGAATAATCTGGTTGTAAGGCATGCTACGTATCCAGTGGTGTCCTAGATTCCCTAAACGAAACACAACCATGCAACATATTTTTAGTCGTATCAGATTGATCTGTGAATAGTTTTGCATTTACTCTTTAATATTTGACTTTGTGACTTTGtgtttgattcattttgttATCTTGGGTTTATCCTGTTAATAGCACAGTgggtgtggttttttttttgttttgttttttatgttttatgaatTTTAATTAAGGCTCTGTTTTAAAGTATCTTTAGTGGCCTAATCACACAAGTCCCATTACAGATCATTAAGCCCCACAGTGTAAAGACGACAAATGCGGTCGCACGTCTTACAGCGGACGTTTTTAGATTTCGATCACTAATTATCAATATTCATTAactgccattaaaaaaaattatacagatATGACATTAGGCCATTATTTCAATCCAACTAGAATTCGATCAATCCGTGTAATctaaatacccccccccccacacacacacacacacttgaattttttatttttttttcagtcttgaATCAGCTCGATAATTTACGTGTGAGGGTTAAATTGCACGGCCCATTTGTCAATAATGGACTTGTTGGAGTTGATCCATGATGGTGCTTGACATAATGCATTGCTCTCGAGAGCTTTGCTCCAAGCTGAAGTTCAATATGAGGCTGTGATGTTGCTCAATGAGAAGCACTGATGTTCTTTTGGCATTTGTGATTTTATAATGAGACAGAAacactacactttttttttttttttttttaagagtgtaATTTATGTCTTTTGTACGTTGTAAGGGACACTGATCATAGCTGGGGGTCTCTTTGGGCTCATGTAGCCGCTGATGTTTGCACTTATCGgggatgtgttttattttacagagtTGATTTAGGACCACTAAAAATATAAttgcattttattgcattttttagaATGTTTGTTGAACATATGTCATTATttgatcgatctatctatctatctatctatctatctatctatctatctatctatctatctatctatctatctatctatctatctatctatccatcttctgagcactttattagaaacactatATGAATACTGGTTAGAGCCTCCCGTTGCTCTCAATACAGCTTCACTTTTTGTGTAGTCTTCTAAGATGCTGTTCTGCTCGACACAATAGTACAGAATGATTATCTGAGTTATTGTAAAATTTTTGCAAGCTTGAACCAGTCCATTCTCTGTTGATCTTTCTCAACAATGGTTTTTCCATCCTCAGACCATGAGGCTAGAGAAATCTCAGCAGATCAGCAGTTCGCCGTTGAACAGTTCAACAGAAATAGTCAAAATAACCAACAATCATTACACagtcaaaatcactgagatcacatttttaacTCATTCTGATTATTGAAGCTACTGACCCATTTCTGCAGGATTTTAAACATTACACTGCTGAATCATGATTCCCTGATTAGATACCTGCATAAAGAAGTATACAGGTGTATCTAATAAAGTGCTCGGTGAACATATGGTGATACCATACGTGTCATATTATGCCGTACTGTTTCTGATAAATCCCTTCTAAAGCTATTAAGCGTTCTCAATGATGAAACATACCAAGTGAAATCATGTCAAACTAATTTATACCTGCACTGTCGAGTTGTAGCTGTTATATCTTTAAAATCTCATAGTGTTCCTAAACTGCCACTATTCACATCATAAGACAGTATAACTGTAAACTCTGCACAAGATGCTTAAAGCTATACAGACACTTATGTGGCTTTGCTCCAAAACAAACGAGCACTTAACCTCCTCGAGGTGAATTGGGgctaagtgattttttttttcctccctctcattttatgttgttttatttgttcagacagacagatgaaggCAGCTTGTCTGGCTCATTGGCATGTAAAAGAGGAAAGCCGGTTAAATCCTGACTTGTCGTATTCATTAACACATTCAAGGAGATTAATTGCTCTGTGATTTCAGCAGGTTTCAGGTTTCTGCTGATTGCCAAGAGGAACTCTGTCGATAGAGGGACGGCTCTGAGAAAAGTCTCACCTTAACAATTATATTCATTCCCTAAAATGAGCAGTTAAATTTACTTAATGCATTATCATATATGTTGCTCCAAACTCCAAGGTTCTGTTTATGACTCGCTCAGCTCTTGTGCCAAATGTgtcatataaatgttttattttttttttccttttagaaTTTTCTGTTCATCCTATTTATCTGAAAAATCAGGAAGCGGTTATTAGACTGCGTTTGTACCTCTTGAGCACCAGAATGTCACATTGCTGTTGGCATTAAAAACTagaatgaatgttttaatttcCAAAAGGTATGTAAAcctaaaatatgttttaattcTCCATAAAGTCTATCTATAAATCATGAAATGTGTCCATTGTTGTTTATAACAGAGATCAATCTTGGTTGGAATGAACCTGGGAATGGATTAAAACATAACAAATATGTGATTACTTAAAAAATACACTCATTGACTACAACTGTACACCTGCTAATTCAGGTAATTATCTTATTAGCCAATCATGAGACAGGAACatgatgtataaaataataaaaaaaaaaaaaaagttaagcacacataatatttaaatcacacatcagaaaagggaaataaatgtgattttgttGACCACAGGCGACATAGTGATAGTGGTTTGAGTAGTTAGAAAATGACTCAAGACAATTTCGGGATTTTCAGTCACAATCAGAAAAGTCAACAAACTTCAGAATGCTTCAATATTAACAGGAAGGCTGCAGCAAATAATAGCTCTTTACAACCGtgctgagctgaaaagcatctcagaatttACAAGGTTTTAAACTAACAACAGCAAAGACCTAATCTGGATTCAATCTTGTGTCTGAGGCTCACTGAAACTGGATAGTAAAATCTTCTTTAAATTTTGTCCTGTCTTAATTTTAATGTATACACACAAGGCTAATTTTGCAGTCGTAACCTTTTCTTACATTGCCTATCAGTTTTTTGTCAGCATATCTGACTTCAGTTCCTAATTTCTTATCAAGAGCGTCAACAAAACACAGCAAACTATGTCAAAAATCAGCTGCTTAACTTACGACGTTCGGTCTGTGTCTTTCAGTTGTCATGGGATCGCAGTGACAAATTCACTTCGCGAATTACAAACAATGACATAAACATCATCGTTGCTAATAATTTGCACCTGTGAATGTTCAGACGCACTCGTGTTGTCTAACGTTCGGCTGTGAATAATGTGTTTACTCGCCGCATTAGTGCAGCAGGTGTTGATGAAAAGCACACAGATAGCTTTATGTTGCCTTATCAGTAAGTGGGTGTTACTGCACAACTTACAGATACAGCGTTTTGTTTATCGTCATACTGACATCCTTCCCGACACTGGTGCAATACGACCGTGTGACAAACCTTCATTGTTCCCTTAATAATTCAAATATAGCACGTCTAATTTAAGAACATATTAAGAAAATGCCATGTAACACTAACCTGAGGCTAATTAATATGAGTCAACGTTGATTCGATTAGAAACGGTAGATtcattgttatttaaaatgaatttgtaATACCTACAGTAGGAGTCTGAAATGAGGTAAGAACTCGAGAAGAAGCTTGAGAAGATCTTTTAGCTAAGCAAGAAACCTAGACTGATTGATTTCATTGTGATCATTGTCTAAATTGACCATGGTGTAGTGTCCAGTGTTGTAGTGTTCTACAGTACCTCAGATGATAAAACCATGTGTTTTCTatagcacttatcctacacaggggtGCAGGGAGCctagtctatcccaggggacttgggGTACAAAGCAGGGGACACCCGGAGTAGGgttccaacccatcacacacattcattcggACAATTTGGATATGACAATCAGCCTACAAAGCATACCTTTAGAGTGGGGGATGAAACTCCCAAAGCACTAGGAGAACACACAGGATGGAGGCAGGAAgtgaacccccaaccatggagtaGCAAGACAAGtgcaaaataatgtaaagaattatCTTTGAtataatatgacaaaaaaagaacagcacAGTTCGAAAATGTTCGAAAAAAAACATCCTTAATCATACCAACAATTATATGTTTTAACATTCCTAAAGGTTCATGGCTTAGATGTACAggtaactataaaaaaaatttacaggCAAATTGCTTTAGTATAAGAGCTGTTTTAGAGGTAACATCTCTTCTTGACATCAGACCATAAAACACCAACCcattgttgattaatttcctgtaAAAGCATGCCAGGTGTGTTAGTTATTTAACTTGACCAGGCAGTCAAAATTCTGAAAGCCAAATGAAAGCCAATTAActctatttctttctcattGTGACACAATAAGCACTTGCAATAACAAGACTTTATTGcactattatatatttattaaacatcGACATTGCGCACGGTAGCATACCCGAGCGGTGCGGAACAATTTCTCTTTCGTGTCAAGTTCAATAAATAAAGAGCATTTTGGAAATTATGTACAGAAATGTGGGGTTGAAACTAGAATGCAGCAAGTTTGAGAAAGTGAAAAGTTATAGCTAtatatttgtgtgaatgtgttttagTATTCAGCATGTAAACATTGTGATATAcacatgtaagtgtgtgtgtgtgtgtgtgtgtgtgtgtgtcagacatgATGCGGCCCCAAGCGTAGCACTGAGAAAGATCTGCGGTGTTTGCGCAGCAGCAGGCGAATCTTTTCGTCGTCTGAGTCGGGGTCCAGAGGTTTGTTGTACTCTTCGTCCTCGAGCTCGGTGTCTGAGGCGCCCTGCCTCTCGGCCCTGGAAACCTGAGTGGAGCTCGGCTCAGATGCACTCTTCTTACGCCACTTAGTGCGACGGTTCTGGAACCACACCTgatggagaacacacacacacacacacacacacacacacacacacacacacacacacacacacacacacacacacacacacacacagtgcacagtgGGACACACAAATCTCCAGCATCACACGTatagcattgtgtgtgtgtgtgtgtgtgtgtgtgtaaagttcatAAACAGATTTCAGATTTTGTTCTGTATACAAGTATCAGACACTTAAAGAATAAACCTCTACAGTGACAATATTGTTTTGTAATTCTTTCGGATTCAATCCAATTGCTTTTGAATTCCTTCTACAGttttacatttgattttattctattttaacatacattcaaattcaattcagcAGAAATCTGTTCTACTCATTTCTATTGTTATCTCTCTGTTGATTCGATTCAACTCCCCTATATAGCCTATTCTCTAGTCATTTGCTCCTTGCAATTCTATTCTGTTACAACTTAcactgtttatatacagtatattctattAAATTCTATTTAGTAGAAACCTTTTAATTAATCTGTAGTCAAATTCAGATTTGttctatttcatttattattatctacTCTTTTAATTGTATCTTATtacaattaaatacaattaatattttgtattatattaattttaaattatttaaatgatcacTCATTTAAATTTGTGCTGTAATCTACCCTTTAATATTACGTTTATAAActattctttttacatttttatttcttattttattttatttcattacatttgtaATAGCTATTATCTCATAATTTGTAGATCTGTTGTAAATGAATTGTAAATTAATCTGTATTCTATTGTATCTATGCTATTCTATTCTTTGTTCTATCATAATGTTTTTCCCACTATTCATTTCactatcattttaatttgatcCCTATTCTTTTAACTACTATTTGATAatattatctttttatttagattatatTCACTTTTATTCTATTACAATTTGCTCCTGATCCTATTGTGATATGATTCTGTTTTGTTCTGCTTTTAGATAAATTACTGTATTCGGTTTGTTCTTCATGTGTACTGTTTTTACTCTATTTTGATTCTCTCCTCTTCTATTCTACACTATTCCAATATTCTTCTTTCAAATACCATTTGATCATAATTTACTTTTCAGAGTCTATATTCTGACACCTCAGTTTAatctgtttgttctgttctgttgtaattcttcatttattataaactctattttatatatatatatatatatatatataaaactttttgCACCAATGTCTATTCTGTTGCTTCTGATTATTTTAGTTTGTCCTATGCGTACATTTGGTTTTATGACTATATAAaagtcaatgtgtgtgtgtgtgtgtgtgtgtgtgtgtgtgtgtgtgtgtgtgtgtgtgtgtgtgtgtgtgtgtgtgtgattggtcaCATATCAGACTGTGCTGTCTTACTTTGACTTGTGATTCAGTCATGCCCAGCGAGTAAGccagtctcgctctctctggtCCCGCTAGGTATTTGGTCTGCTCGAAGGTTTTCTCCAGGGCAAAGATCTGATGCCCACTGAACGTCGGccgtgtgtgtttctttctgcCCACTGTCTCTCCAGGATGCCCACTGtctactgaaaaacaaacaacacatccGATTAACCcttttaaattttcattttaatttacttGGATTCTTTGTAAAGACTTTCCGGAGTGTAGTTACACAATTTAAATGCACAGATTTAGACGTTATTATAATATCTAGTTCAAGAATGAATTAAATTAGCATGACACTGAGTCAGTCACGGGTTTATGTCTATTATGTcttagaaatggaaaaaaatatttgaaaaacagAACTTTTACTTAGAAGAGATTTTAAATACTGTGCATTGTATTCTGGACCTTTTATTGCATacaggtttactgtttaaactCAATTTAATTTCACTTATGTCCATGGAAAGTATTTGTACATAACTAAATAAAGTAATTCATGATTAATTTTAGTAAACTGCTTAAATGTTAAAGCTTTAATAGTGTAATTATagcaacattttatattattcacaattatttcataaaatcaaaTTCACATCATGTGCGTCTATAATTTAAATGGTAGTACAATATTTTTTCCTAGTAATCATATCAGCAAGTATTTACAGAATTGTTAGGatataattagattttattatatattctatatttatcatttattatgttACACATGTTTTAGatcttttttatatgtataaagaATACTTGAAGATTAGAATGAGTTTGTAATGATTTTATATctagctataataataatactttgcaGGAATATATAATGcttcataaatgtaaaaaagtaaatGATCAAATTCAATGCTAATTCTGTGAAGTGATGCTGAATGAGTTTTCTTACTGTTGCTGCACTGTTGTCTTCCTCCTCTCCAGTCGTAGCCTCCCTCCACCCAGCAGCTGGTGCGTCCCTTCATCCCCGGACACTCACTAGGTTTGGGGAAAGCACCCAAAGTTGTTGGGGTGTAATCCCGATTATAATACACCCCTGGAGAGGCCACAGTGCCACTGAAACCCCCCATGCTGGAATATCCTGAGAGCAGCGCAGTGTTAGCTGGGGCTCCCATTACAGAGCGGCTCAGGATGTCGCTGATGCCGTGTGGTGTGCCAGCCTGCAGCTGGGCATTCAGGTTGCCAGGGCCAAGTTTGTAGAAACTGTTGGGCACAGAGTATTGGCACATGGGTGCCTTGATGTCTGTCGGGAACTGGTTTAAGCCGTTGTTGAAGAGGAAAGACCCAGACAGGTTGGGCTCCATGGAAACCAGTGAGTGTCCTCCGTCTTTGTCCGATAATGATGGATCCAGGGTGAATATTTAAAGGCCAGTGGGATCTCACCTGAAAGGCCAGCTTTGGTCTGATCCACTTTAGGAATGCCCTCCAGAGCGAGACGGAGAGCTTCCTGGAGTTATTTTTGAGTCAATATGTGTTTGAGAAATTTCTTCTCCTCAACTTTCACCTGTTTTGTTCCATACTTTGTGCTGCAACTCCAAAGTCAACACCAAGCGTCTTGCCACCTTTAACCCAGTTCTGCTGCCTGCAGATAAATACCCTGTAAGTCACTTCCTCGCTTTCAGGATATGAAAACGAGCTACCTTGCACAGATGTGGCACTCTGTTGATAATGATGACCGGCGTTGGTCTGCCGGGCCTCGGCTGGACAATCACGCAGCGTGCAGAGGGCCTGATTGGCCACCGTGCAGGACGGTAGCTCTGGATTGGTTGGTGGCAGATTAATGTCTTTTTGAAGTGGCAGGGTAGAAATAAGTGAGTTTTTGATGGCCTCCCTGCCCTGTGTGTGGAGCAGCAGTTACACATCGGAGTGGAAAGAGATGGCACTTTAGAAGCCTGTCATGGCCACTGGGTTGATTTTGATTGCAGAATTGTGAGCTACAAATAGGGACTTAATGGAGAATTGGTGGAACAGCTTTTACACCAACCTTTTTATTCTGCTATATGCTATATGTTGGATGACATGGACATTTCTGCTTCATTTTTTCCTTGTGGATTACCATGAAAATGATAGAACAAAATGATAGCATTAATGATAGCctcaaatacacaacacaaattcACAGCAACACAGGAACAAATTTATGGCAGATAAATGGagattattttttctattatttttatagtaTTCAATGAATACTTATTTTCTCATAGACTTTtttcatagatagatagatagatagatagatagatagatagatagatagatagatagatagatagatagatagatagatagatagatagatagatagatagatagatagatagatagatagatagatagatagatagatagatagatagatagatagatagatagatagataatttaaTTCAACCTGTATCTTCTGATTTAGTATTTAGTCACTTTATCATTTTTCTCACAAATTTGAtaacatttcttatttttatttcttatataattTTTAGACCAGTTTTAAAAGTTAACAAACCAACAATGGATATGAAAGTCAATATGACAAAAGGACACCTCATACACTTATTATGTGAACTCCAAACCTGGCAACttattaacactttaacacacagtaGTCTTCTTGGCCAGCAGGGGACACCAGCATCACAAATAAGTCCAACAATCTTAGTGCATtaaaattgacttttttttttcaattgtaaGTCCAGAGTCTTTAATGACAAGCGTTTAATTATGACAATGACAAGAGTTTAATTATATAG
Proteins encoded in this window:
- the nkx6.3 gene encoding homeobox protein Nkx-6.3; translation: MEPNLSGSFLFNNGLNQFPTDIKAPMCQYSVPNSFYKLGPGNLNAQLQAGTPHGISDILSRSVMGAPANTALLSGYSSMGGFSGTVASPGVYYNRDYTPTTLGAFPKPSECPGMKGRTSCWVEGGYDWRGGRQQCSNIDSGHPGETVGRKKHTRPTFSGHQIFALEKTFEQTKYLAGPERARLAYSLGMTESQVKVWFQNRRTKWRKKSASEPSSTQVSRAERQGASDTELEDEEYNKPLDPDSDDEKIRLLLRKHRRSFSVLRLGPHHV